ggccaaaagatcCAACTTCCTTATCATGGTCCTCTGTAATGCAGTTTGAGCCTTCAGAGCTTCCTGTTTCTTACAGTAAAGCTCATTTACATTTTCCCTCTAACAATGAGCAAAACAAAATACTAACATAGAGATCAATTTAGTATTAGAGAAAGATATCACTTTGATACTTTCTGGAAGAAACTTTTTCTTCCAGACAAAGTTACAGCAGGGTGTGTGGATCTAAGATAATTTGTTTCTATGTAAAACCAACTGCCACATGTAGAACAAATTCCCTCCTTTTAGGCACCTTGACAAGCATTGAGTTACTATTTATGCTATGGAACTTAGTGGTATAATAACAATGAACTTCTGCGTAAGAGCTTGATCTGTTGTTAAAGTTGATTGAAGATCTATGGTTTTAGTATAGTTAACTCAAAAAATGCCATGAGCAGAACCTCATTTTCTCTATAGCTGACAACCTGAGCGGTAAAAGGTGTGGAAGGCTGTAAACAAGAAAAAGGAAgggcctgactgggatgatttttaaagccctggctgggatgatttagttgggtttggtcctgctttgagcagggggttggactagatgacctcctgaggtcccttccaaccctgagattctatgattctatgataagagtTAAGTGTGGGAAGTGGTAGCTCTCAATTCGCCTTTGGTAGCTCAGTGGGCTACTGAGCTACAAGCAGGTCTGTTTAGCTTTATCAAATCACGTGACATTCATAGCAACAAAAATTGAGGGTTTGTCCAAAAAAGGCTCCGAGCAAATTACTTTTTGAACACTAAGCAAAGAAGCTAAAGACTGTGGGAGGGAATTGTTATCAGAGTTCTTCTACACTAATATTTGGAATGGTTTTCAAACCTCTCTTAGAGATGTGAACACTGCTGTAATGGAATTGTTGATAATGGCTTATGCACTGAAGACTTCCTGCGCCAGGAATATTATTGGGGTCATCCCTTACTTCCCCTATAGCAAACAAAGCAAAATGAGGAAGAGGGGCTCCATAGTCTGCAAACTGCTAGCTTCTATGCTGGCCAAAGCAGGTGAGTGTGTCGtgcaaggaggcagcaggaatTTTAGCCTCTATAACTTGTTCAACTACCATGCACCCCTGGGAATCAACTGCCCTTCCCTACCTCCCCCCTCACACTTGGGGACCTGTCCCCAAGTCCTCGGCCTACACTGGGGGAACTAACATTTCTTCAGCTGTCTTTTACAGTTGTATCTGGGGATGATCCACAAATATCCGACTAGGAATGCTGTATTGATCTGCTTATGCTATGCTCTTTCTGGTGCTGTGTTTTTTATAATAGTGTGGCTGGTTGTCAGTACCTGCTTCAAAGCTTTTTCTTCTACCAGCTTATCCATCTGTTAAAATGTGGCATACAATATATTGACATAGGGTAATTTAGAGACCATGAAATTTGGACACACACAGATCATATATTCCAGAAATTGTATCAGAGGATAGGAGAGGCTATTTGGTGATTCACTCTTCTTTGCGTTTTTAGGTTTAACACACATTATCACTATGGATCTTCATCAAAAGGAAATCCAAGGCTTCTTCAGCTTTCCAGTAGACAACTTAAGGGCATCCCCTTTCTTGCTTCAGTATATACAGGAAGAAGTAAGGTTACGCTAGTTTTATCTATACTTGTTTGCATTTAACCTGTACTTGACGTGATATAGCATTGTTCATTCTGTTGCTTACACAAGAATTGTTTTGTTGGGCTAGACTGATGGTCAGTCTGTTCCTGTAGTCTGTCTCGGACCGAGAACAATACCAAATGTTTTCCAGGAAAATGTGAAATAGACCAAATTGTGCAATACTGTAGCAGGTTGGAAACTATTTCCTGATCAAAACGAGATAAGGCCATGCTCTGAACTATGAATTTCATTGTTCTATACAATTGTTTTCTTAGTGTCATTTGAGATACTATTCTTACTCATGCCTTTAATCAGTTTTAAATCCTATTAAGCTGTTTCTCTCACTGTGAAGTGGATGTTTTGGTGATCTGAATTATAGCTGGACTTTATGTGATGCTGTTTCCAGCAGTGCTATGCAAAGGTGCGGAGGCAATTTGTTTTATTTAGATATTCAGAAAGTATGATTTGGATCCTAGCAAAATCATGCAGACTGCAAGAGTGACCTTTTTAGTAGAGTGCCCAGGATCTCTGGAACAGCACATTTAAATGCTGGAAGAATCAACTCATCCCTTCATTCAGATTCAATAGAGTACAGTGCATCTTCCATGTCTGGCCCTTTCCTTAAAAAGTGGGCTTGATCCCAGTTGTCTTTggacaaaaaaaatcttttcccatctcttccccccccagTTCTCCCAGCAGTATATGCTGTGAACCACTTGGCTTCTGCCCTCCATTTCaggatatgtctgcactggagctggaagtGTAACTTCTATCTCTGGTAGATACACTCATGCTTGGtctgatcaagctagtgcactTCTATTTCTAGTGCATCTGCTTGTGCTGGGACAGGCTTGCCAACCCTAAGAATTCAAGCGGTTAGACTATCTTGCCACTTGTGCCACCATGGCTACACTTCTGTCTTTAGCACGCTAGCTCGATCAGAGCTAGTGTAGGTATGTCTGCATCCAACATAGGTGTACCCAAAGAAGTAGCTGTGTTTGGCAGTGTGCACTTTGTACAGTTGTTGAAGCCAATAAAGAAAGGTGGTGTAGAACTGCAAAATGTCTTTTTAGTAGTGAGTTCCATGACCTAATTGTATTGCATGAAGAATTCTGAGTATTAAGGTTTAATTTGAGTACTGTGTTCTATTCTGGGGCAGGTTATATACAAATGCCTGACTGCCCTTCTTTATATCACTGGTGTTAGCATGGAATTATCTCCTTTTATTAGTACGACAGCATGAGGTTCCCCAACTGTTGCACTTGATTGTAAAGATGTGTAGACAATTGTTGTTCACCCAAATTGTAATGAGTTAGGAACAAGTACTATACCTAGTACTAGACTCACTACTTATATGTTagtaacatttttctttttaatccagATTCCAGATTACAGAAATGCAGTTATTGTGGCCAAATCCCCTGATGCAGCGAAAAGGTAAATAGACTCTTCCTAGCTGTCTGGGTGTACATTTGATAAAACCTGCTGTGATCTGGTAGTATGGAGTGCATGTCGACATGCAGAGTCCCCTAACTGAAACAATAAACTTGTCTGTCAAACTGTTTTGCTGTAAAATGCTGAATTCAAACTTAGTGCTGCCAGCCTTTGAGGTGCAAGTGTCTGGATTGTCCACACAACTGACCCTTGCACTTGGCGGGGGGCAGGGAAATGCCCAGATTTAGAGCTCCCAACAGCTGGCGTATTGAGCAGTTTCTATTTACTTGGGTATTAGGGAATGTCTGAGCTTCCCACACATTTAAGGAGTCATAGAGCCAGTACAGGGCACAGTCAGAATACACAGTCACACCTGTTGCCTCTATCCAATGCTAATGTGGAGATTGCCGTTAGGAGGAAGTGGCACCTAGCCCATGGCCCACACCATTGTACAGTGGTGGTTGCAGTAAGGGTCTGTGTTTGAATCAGCAGGCCTGAGAAGGCAGTGGCAGTCATAGGGAGAGGATGCGGAGGAACCTCCTGGTGATGGAATGGAGGGCTAGAGAAGAGGGGAGGTACTGGGCGTTGGGGTATTTGAAGAGGATGGGTTTGAAAAGGCAGTTCTTCCCTAGCCCCAATCCTATACATTTTGATAGGAAGTGGAAGGAGCTTTTCTGGAAGTTGAGTGACACAGTGGTAGAGTCCTAAATTCCCCTGCTGATTGTAGGCAAGGATTAAACATGTGTGATTAAAAAGTATACCAAGCCAGAGGGCCTTTCCAGAGGTGTTCTCATGTATCCCCCTAACCTATTCTGGTTTTCATGCAGGGCTCAGTCTTATGCCGAGAGACTGCGTCTGGGACTAGCAGTGATCCATGGAGAGGCTCAGTGTACGGAGCAGGACATGGATGACGGCCGCCACTCTCCCCCAACTGTCAAAAATGCCACTGTGCACTCTGGCCTAGAGCTGCCCTGTAAGATTAGCACTCTGTCTCCATTTAACTTTTGATCAATGGGGGAAGGCATGGTGATGGGAGCTCGCTGTCCGCTTCATTTTACTGATataaactgggggtcaggactcctcagggggctgcgaggttattacatggggcggtcgcgagctgtcagcctccaccccaaatgctgctttgcctccagcatttataatggtgttaaaattataaaaaaaagtgtttttaatttatatgtgaaagggatcaccagtacaaaagcttgagaaccactgatataaacTATACCAGTGCAacttctcatgtagacaaggttGAAGTTAGATCTGAAGATCTTGTCTACGCTGCGGTCTTTGTCAAATCTCCCACTGTTACATTAGCCTCGGTGCAGCTTCAGCTGGCGTTAGTGCCAGGAGAATTTGACAAACATCAATGTAGAGACAGCATTTATTCATCAGGGAGTGGCAAAATTATTCCTGTTAATGAAATAAACTTGACTTCTAACCATCTTATTGAAATACCAAAGGGCAATTTGCAAGGAAATAGCCACAGAGCTGAGAGATTTTTGGGTGGGTAGGCCTTTTCTGCTTTTGGGTgcaggctttttgttttgttatttttttggCTGCTGTCCTCTGAATGTGGAGGCTATGCCCTAGAACTACAGCAGCCTTTACAATAGTTAGTCTCATTTAGATATTGTTTCTGGGAGCATTCTAATGTGACTTGGTTGGTTGGTATGAATAAGGGTCTTTCTAAGAACTTTTGGAACTCAGACTGCTACCTTGTATGCTCTCTCTATCCTCACCCTTGTATTAGCTGGCAGCACAGTTTTATAATGTTGTTTTTTAGGTCCAAAATCCTAAAAAACTGTTCTAAGGAACTATGCTGCTATCCTGCTAGCAACATCAGGATTCAAACAGTGGTAGCAGTACTgatagggaaaaaaatccaactgTTTCCCTTCCCTCTTAGCTGTCCAGGTACATGTTTTTgggccctaaggttagggtttaGAGTCATGGATGCATTGTGTATGTATGCGAGACTAGAGCAAGGTGGcggatggggagggaagggtgggggaagaagacATGGAATGTTGCTTTCTGCAGCTGAGGTACCTGTCCATCAAGCAGATTAGCTCAGTGATATCTGTCTCTCCAGAAGTTACCAGTAGCGTAGATGATCCAATGCTTGCAGAATGATAATGAACACATAACCAAGAGTGAGTGTTCCTCTCTTGTCCTTGATGTGATGTTTAGAGATCAACATCCTTCATGCATTAGCTAGTTACAATGCTGAGACAAAGTGGGTACAATGGAAATTGTCATCGTCACAAGTGTTAGTATAACAAGTGCACCCTTAAAGGACTTATTGAAGCTAGCAGGAGTCTCTTCTTGGCTTCTGACAGCAAATGTTAGTCTATGATTTTTGTCCTCCTGCAAGCATTTTTCCCTCCTGTTTCTAATGGGAACTGAAATTTAACATAGCTGCTTTGGTCTGTTTCCTTGATTCTGAGGTATGGGGGGACTTTTTTTGCTCTTTAGTATAACTAGAgtattactcctgagggaattctctGCCTAAAAATtgtgcgcacaatattttaaaattctgcaaattttatttgtcaataaataaatgtggctccagcatggcaatGGGGAGcataggccactggctgcattgaggtgggagatcaccctgaagcccccacctcccttgatacagggacttggcagtgagtCTGCACATGatcctgacacagtgcaagggctgggtctgccccagaaacaccctgggaccctgcccctctgcaccaggtaTGGGTGGGCAGGCTCATCCCAGCagaatccaagtgtggaggggcttagtgtggggagatccaggtgtggggtgagaggtttctgtgtggggcaatctgggtgcaggcgtTTCAGTGgaagatctggatgcacagaggctcgttgtggggttctgggtgcaggggcatTGAGACGCTGCAGGGGATCTAGGTGAAGGTAGTTGGGGCtcaagggtgggggggagggctgggtatggggagatggggctcagcaggggctctGGGTGTGGGGGTCTAGTGGGGGGGTCCTGGTGctgaggggagtggggcttgatggggtgggggtccaggtgcagctggttggggatcAGTGGGGTTGTGGTCTTGGTGTGGGCGGCTTGTTGGAGGGGTCCGGGTGTAGTACTTGTCAGGGTGAGAGCTCAATGGGCCTGCTTAATGTGGGAGCCCCAGCTACTGCTGAGGAGATGCCACATGCTGGGCTCCCACTTCTGCCTGTGATGCCCCTATCCccttttcttctccatccccttcccctcgaatagaaaacaggaaggctcccagcacacagaagggaaGCACGACTGACACAGGACCCAAGAGGCAGCgttcagctgcagagtcagctgTGCCGGGACACAGACAACCTCTGTCAACTGGGCAGCTCTCCGCTTGCGGAATGAGGGGGGGCAGTGGCATGTAACCCTGTGTGCCCCCTAAAAAATTGCGCTCATGGTCCCTTTGCTTCCCTaccattttctgcagggaaacatAGGAAATCTGGGGTGGGAGTGGCAGGGGGGTGTTATGCAGGTGCGCAGAATCGCCCCAGGGGTAGAACATGTAGATCTTGCGTCAAGGCTTACGTTGATGGTGATTGAAGATTTTAAATGTAGAAGAGATTCTTTATCAGATAATAAGTCCTCAACTACATTATGGGCTGTTGTAAACAGGACTGTGGTCAGTTGTTCAtcatgttcactgaaggtaggacagggTGTAAtccgcagcaagggagattta
The Mauremys reevesii isolate NIE-2019 linkage group 15, ASM1616193v1, whole genome shotgun sequence DNA segment above includes these coding regions:
- the PRPSAP1 gene encoding phosphoribosyl pyrophosphate synthase-associated protein 1 isoform X3, which translates into the protein MELLIMAYALKTSCARNIIGVIPYFPYSKQSKMRKRGSIVCKLLASMLAKAGLTHIITMDLHQKEIQGFFSFPVDNLRASPFLLQYIQEEIPDYRNAVIVAKSPDAAKRAQSYAERLRLGLAVIHGEAQCTEQDMDDGRHSPPTVKNATVHSGLELPLMMAKEKPPITVVGDVGGRIAIIVDDIIDDVESFVAAAEILKERGAYKIFVMATHGLLSADAPRLIEESAVDEVVVTNTVPHEVQKLQCPKIKTVDISLILSEAIRRIHNGESMAYLFRNITVDD